The DNA region gtgtgtgtgtgtattggggggTTCCACATCCTGCCCATATGCATGAACCAGGTCCCTGTAGGTGAAACCTGATGAGTGACCTTGAACACCATGGATCTTGCTTGGGGGTTGATCTGGAAATGGATAAACATGACCTATCCCAGTCGTCTGATAAGTCTTTGACTTTGAATGCCTGGCCCTATGTCTGGGTGTTGCCCTGGAGTCTGATCTGGTGGGTCCACGTCTGAGTGTTGGTTCTCTAGTTTGTTGTCTGCAACTTTGATTCTACAAAATGACTTGTGGTTGAATCACGGTTTTGACCTTGGCCATGGAGGTCGATGCAGATGTCTACCTTAGTACGTCCATATGTGTGCCCACAAATAAATCTCTGGGTCCTTTGTTGAGAATAACTAGCATTTACTAAGCAGTTCCCAGTTACAATGTTGCAGGTAtgattcaacacacacacacacacacacaccctcctaTTTCATCTTTACAAACatccccatcttacagatgaggaaagagagGCACAGTGATCAAATAACTTGCTCTAAGTCTCACACCTTGTATATTTGAACCCAGGGTTAAGGACCCCACCTTCTTTGCCTAGACCTGTTATGTACATGTGCTTATCTGTGACACTGGGAGCCAAGACCACACTGGAGACTAAATTTAGGTCTGACCTGTATCCAatgttgagtgtgtgtgtgtgtgtgtgtacacaaccATGTGTTAACTGTTCATATTCATACACAGTGTCTTTTCTCTGATTCTCGAAGCTCTAACCCATGCACCTGCAGTTGATTTTTAGCTTAAAGTGCTCTCCCTGTCTGTGCCTGTGCTTGCAAACCTGGtggagtatatgtgtgtgttcagGACCCTATGGGGCCAATTGGTGAATGTGACTGACATATACAGACCCTGGAGCCACGACTGTGTGTCAAACCTATTGAGTGGCTATATTCACTTGATATCATGATACTTTGGGACCCTGAATCACTAGTTCCAAGTGATCACCTGTCTGAGCCTCACCCCCAATCCCAGAGAACTCCTTGCCCTCTGATCCTTTCTCTGTCCTCCCTCTCCCGGGTTCCTTAGCAGGTGGGGCTAGACTAGAATTGCACAAAAGGCATTCGTTGTAAAAGTCAGAGAGGACAGTGCTTCACAATAAACAGCAGGGACCCTTAAGAAATTGGGACCAAGtgtggtggtgcgtgcctgtaatcccagggacttgggacgctgaggcaggaggatcacaagttcgaggccagccttggcaacttagtgagacctaagcaacttagtgaaaccctgtctcaaaatagaaaattcaaagggctggggaagtggctcagtggttaagcactcctgggttaaatccccaatacaaaaaaaaaaaaaaaaaagaaaagaaagaaagaaaaaagaaaagaaattgacgTGGATGAAAAGGATGGAAGAAAGGCGTCGGGATGCGGAAGAGGCCAGGTCTCAAGGAtcttctgcccctcccccaccagcccAGGATAGAGACAAGGCGCTGGAAGGGGAGGAGTGTGTGCCCCACTCCCAGCCATGGCAAGTGGCCCTCTTCGAGCGTGGGCGCTTCAACTGCGGGGCTTCCCTCATCTCCCCACGCTGGGTGCTCTCTGCTGCACACTGCCTCACCCGGTATGAAGGCGGGGCGTGGGGGCCTGCCGGGGCTCGGGGACAGGCGTGGGGGCTAGTTTTGGGGGAAGTACGCGCTGGTGCCTGGAGCTTTGGGTTGAACGGGGAAGAGGGTCCATATTCCTGGGTTCTGAAGGAGGAAGAAGCTGGAGGTCAGGGCTCTTAGGTCCCTGAAGGAGGAAAGAGGCTGGTAAGGCCCCAtctttctggggggggggggagagtcTGGGGATCTGAGAATTCTAGATTCTGAGGAGGGAAGGTCTGAAAGCATGGAGGCTGAGTTCCAGGTGCGCCCAGGCTTTCAGACTCCCGGATCCCCGAGGGGCAGGAGCTGGAACCTTTTGGCCTCAGGCATATAGGTTCATAATGGCACCTGGAGATTCCCAAAGGGTCAGAGGATTCCAGGTTGCACACTCTTTGATCTCTCTATCTACTCCTTACTGCACTTGCGGGTAACGACTCGCTGCACAGCTTCATGAGAGTGCGCCTGGGCGAGCACCATCTGCGCAAGCGTGATGGCCCCGAGCAACTGCGGATGGTTTCTCGCGTCATCCCCCACCCGCAGTACGAAGCACGCAGCCACCGCCATGACGTCATGTTGGTGCGGCTAGCCAGACCTGCGCGTCTGACCCCCCAGGTGCGCCCAGTGGCCCTGCCCACCCGTTGCCCCGACCCAGGAGAGGCCTGCAGGGTGTCTGGCTGGGGCCTGGTGTCCAACGAGGAGTCCGGGACCACAGGAAGCCCTGAGTCTCAAGGTGTGTGAAAGGATGGACCTATCCTCCAGGGCTCCCGGTAGAGGGGACGGGAGCCAAAATGCACTGTATGCTCCAAGTCTGCTGTCCTCCCCAGTGAGCCTCCCAGACACGCTGCATTGTGCCAACATCAGCATCATCTCGGACGCCTCTTGTAACAAGGACTACCCTGGACGCCTGACAAGCGCCATGGTGTGTGCAGGAGTGGAGGGCGGAGGAACCGACTCCTGCGAGGTCAGAGCACAGAGGGGCTAGGAGGTGGGAGAAAGCGGGTGGGTACGGGCTGGAAAGTTGGGACATCTTGGATTTTGTGTGATTGGAGCCATGAAGatgctagagttaagtctagatgtgTGATAGTAAGAGTGGTTATAATACTGGTTAGGTTGGAGTTAGAGCTAAAGATGGAAATAGGGTTAGCTTGGGATAGCATGATTGGTGTGAGGATGGGGAAGAGTTTGGTTTGATTTGGATGGGAAATATGTTGGGGGCGAAGTGGGCTGGGATGGATTTGGAGAGGAAACATTAGATGTGGAGACTGGGAGTGAGTTGTGTTAGATGTGAGGATGGGCATGGGTTTGCTTGGATGGGTTGAGTTTCTTCAGGTTTAGCTGAGcaagtggggctgggggtgccTGGGATGGAGTGGGTTGGATTGAGATTGCAAATAGTGATTAGGATGGGGATGGGGTGGCTCTGAATCCAGGAAGTTCCCTCTCAACTTGAGACACCCCCTTCTACCCACAGGGTGACTCCGGGGGACCCCTGATCTGTAGAGGTGCTCTTCAGGGCATTGTGTCCTGGGGTGATGTCCCTTGTGACACCACCACCAAGCCTGGTGTCTATACCAAAGTCTGCCGCTACCTGGAGTGGATCAGGGAAACCATGAAGAGGAACTGACTAATTGGCCTACCTGACTGAGGGGAAGCCTCCAGTGCTGGCCAGCGGTCCCGTCCTGCCCTACTAGGCTACTATGTCCCTGTCCTCCCCTGCACCTACTATGTCCCTGTCTAAATCCCAGATGGTAGCCAAGGACTTGTCATGACTGAAGCCAAAGCTGGTGTTCAAGGTCACCTGTTTAACACCAAGATTAGAGGTTGATTCACATTTATCTGTAGGAGTTTCTGTCACTTTCTTCTGGAGATGAAGGGAAATGGGAGCcagaagctgggggtgggggactcaTAGAACACGGTTCCATCTCCAACCTGTCCCTCCAGTAGGTGAGAGGACATGGCTTCAAGCAGGGCTGTGTCCACTCAGCACATGTGAGCAGGTGCATGCTGTTGAACAGGGTCTCAACCTCACTCACCCTGGTCCTCCCATCTGTAAAATCCTGATCCTGATATCACTTGCCTCCTGGGGTGGTCATGAGGATAAATTGAGGTCCTACTTATGAACTGATTAGAATAGTGTCTGGCATTGAGTAAATACTCTGTATCACTGAATCCCAGAGAGGGACCCCCACACACTAGGTCACCCAGAATGACTTCTTTATCTTAAAGATTTAGTTCAAGGTTTCCTGATGGTCGTgacaaaaaaaaaggcaaacaccTCCTTTCCTTAATCAGATTCCTAGGGAGCAGAGGCTGGGACCCTGTGAGCTGTTTTGATTTTACCAAAGAGTCAAGATAACACTTTGGAAGCCTGTGGGTTTACCATTGAGGCCTCAGGAATCTCGTTCCTGGTTCTCTTCAGAGATctcaaaatgtgatttttcaaGATCACGGGATGTGGAAGCACATGAACCTGGTTCTTGAGATCTAACTATTCTATTGGTGGAATGGGAGTGGAAGTTGGAATTTGTGGTGATAATCGTGACCCAGGAGGGTGGGTGGTTAATCCACATCTCTGGGGCTTCAGAGGACATGACCTTCAGGAGTGAAAGGGTCATTGTGATCCCAACACTGGGGACACACTGAACATGGGAATGCTAGAGATCTTGCCCTGGGAGACCCTGGAAACTGTCCCTGTAACATGTACAAGTCCCCCTAATTTTTATTAAGGACCAAGTCTCAGGTCTAGGAGTGCAAGCCTCAGGGCAGTGTGAATGCCAAGACTTATATTTAAGGGAGAGCTAGCAGCTGAGAAGCTGCTCTCTGGGCTCTGAGTAGTGCCCTGTACCCCTGAGCAAGTCGTCCCCCGCCCCTGAGCTCCAGGGCCTGCCCCTCCTGGCCTCAGCCTGGGACTGCATCCAGTGTGATCCAGGGCACACAGGACAACAGGTGCAGgttctccctccccttccacaGGGGTGGGAAAGGGTAGCCCAGCCCACCGCCAGGGGCAGGGCCTTGGCCAGCATCTGGGTGCCAGCAGGGCAGGGGCGGGGCTCTGGGGGCATTAGGGCTTTTAAAGGCTCCCCAAGGAGGTTCTTCAGCTCCTGCCTGCCTCTGGACACCTCTGTCACCATGTGGTTCCTGGTTCTGAGCCTCGCCCTATCTCTGGGGGGGACTGGTGAGACAGTGGGGGGCTGTGGAGGGGACCAGGGCCCTGACTCTCATGCTTCCCTCACCACTGTAAGTCCTTCCTCTCCTGCCCAGCACCCCAGCCTTGACCCTCCAGGCCACAGTCACCCTACACCAGGGATCAGGCGCTTCCTTTCTCTCCCAGTCCTCCACACTGTCACCTCCCTCACAGTTCCCTTCCCTCGAGGGGGAAGTCCCTGCTCCTTGCCACTTCCCCagatctttctcctcttcccaagTCCACagcacatctctctctctctttggggtTCTCCAACTCTTCCAGGGGATCTCTAGTCCCATACAGACCCTGGGACCCTGATTATCCCCTctgaccctctctctctctctctgcagtcCGATGGTCTGACTTCTGAATCCCCAGATCCCACCTCACCCAGTGACCCTCCCACCCAGCTGTCAGCAATCCATCTTGTCCTCCAGACCCTGACATCCCATCTCCTTTCCTCCCAAGTCTCCCAGATCCCACCAGACAACCTCGCTTCCCCAGAACCCCACACAACACCCCAGTCTTCCCTCCCAGCATGGAAATCCAAGCCCTCCACCAAGGGCTCCTTTCCCTAAGAATTCCCATCGCTCCCCAAGCTCCAGCCTTTCCCCCCCAGGAGCAAAGCTCTGCTTCCTGGGACTCCACCCCCAGCTCCACACTACCTCCCTAGTCCAGCCATCCTGCCCTGACCTCCCCAAAGGACCACAATAACCACGATCCGTGATTCTGAAACCCTACATCGGCCGAGTCCTCCATCTCCACTTCACGGCCGTGTGGCCTTCTCCATGCCTGTCCCGGATGCCTCCAGATTCCCCAGCACCCTCAGCCCAGGAGAAGCAGAGCCCACCTCTGACCGCATCCCAGAACAACGGTCACCACTCCCTCCAGGGTCCCCATCCCAGTCCTGATGCAGCCTGTTCTCAGGACCATCAGAGGCCATTCTGCAACACAGGAAGGACCCTGAAACCTCACAGGAGCCTCCTCCAGCTTTAACCCTGCCCCTTCTTTTATCCTTCAACTTGGAAACCCCAAATTCTAACTCTTCAGCCCAGCTGGCCCCTTCCAGCCTGACCTGGTTCCCCAAATCAGCCCCAGATTCCCCTGCCCAGATACACTGTCCTCTCAGACCTGGTTCCTTAACGCCTTCTCCTCTCCTGAACCTCAAAAGCCCAACGCAGGCCCTGCTTCCCCAGCCTAGGAGCCCCTAAACACCTCAAGTTCTTCTTCCAGCTTCTGATTCTCCTGGGACTCCTTTATGGAATCCCTCCTCTGGACACTCTCCTCCCATCCCTCAGCCCAAGACCCCAAGTGGCCTGACCTCCAGACCCACGCCTGCCTCTTGTCTTGCTGCCTTCTCCTTCACTCCTGGGGCCAGCTCTGCTCTCAGAGAATGAGGACTAGCCATCCACTCACAAGCTCAGGGGTGACTCTTGAATTTGGGTCCTTTCCCCAAAGCACTTGGCTGTGTCCCCAGGTCCCCAGTCCTGACCCTCTACCCCCATGTCCCTTCCAACCTTCAGCACAGTTCCCTCTAAGCCTCGTCCCCCAATCCTTCCAACAGGCGCTGCGCCCCCCGTGCAGTCTCGGATCATCGGTGGCTGGAAGTGTGAGAAGCATTCCCAGCCCTGGCAGGTGGCCGTGTACCACTACAGCAGCTTCCAGTGCGGGGGCGTCCTGGTGCGCCCCCAGTGGGTGCTCACAGCTGCCCACTGCATCAGCAAGTGGGtaccagcaggggctggggaaaaGGAGTCTCGCCCCCCAGAAGTGGGCAGCCAGGGCCATTCCCAGGGTGACCTCAGGCAAAGCTGGGCCAGGAGAGTGCTGGCTTTGCAAGGAGGAGCAGAGCTGGGACTGAAGACCCTGTCCCCACTGTGGCTCTCTCAGTACTtggctctgtgtgtgtctctttcTCTCCGGGCGGGGCTGGGGTCTGGCCGCTGTCTTCCATTCTTCTCTGTCTCTGAGTCTCTGCCACCGTCTCAGGCACTGCATGTCTccacccctctctctttctctgggtCTCTGGCTCACTCCTCTCCCCATCACTACTGGCCCCATTCCCAGGGGGACCCTGAGAAAAGGCAGGCATGCACCCCAACCTGTGTGCCTGGGAGGGGGCTTCCCGCTCTGCCCTGCTTCTCCTGTGTGATCATCAGTCCCCTCTGGGGGAGACACAGGGAAGGGCTGAActggagctgggggggggggggcaactgagggaggaggaagagcgGGGAGGGCGGGGGCAGGGGTGACCTTGGGCTCTGTGCCCAGCTGCCTGCCCTGCTGGGGACCCTGGCCAGCTGCTGCAGCTGAGCCGCTCCCAGGCCTCCCCCCTCTCTCAGCTCACCCACTTCCTCTCTGCTCCCTGTTCTCTCTTTAACCCTGCACCCGTCTCCCACCTTCTCAATTcgctctccttcctcttccctttggCTGTCCCTGTCCCCGGCTTTTCTCCTCACTTTCTCTCTTTGGGGACCCTCCCCGTGCTCCCGCCCCTCCTCTCCTCACTCCCTCCATCCTTTCCCCCAGCAATTACCAGCTGTGGTTGGGTCGCCCCAACCTGTTTGACGATGAAGACTTGGCTCAGTATGCCCAAGTCAGTGACAGCTTCCCACACCCGCGATTCAACCTGAGCCTCCTGAAGAACCACACCCGCCTCCCCGATGAGGATTACAGCCACGACCTGATGCTGCTCCGCCTGTCGGAGCCCGTGCAGATCACCGATGCTGTGAAGGTCCTGGAGCTGCCCACCCAGGAGCCAGAAGTGGGGAGCACCTGCCTTGCCTCGGGCTGGGGCAGCATAGAGCCAGACAAGTGTGCGTTTGGCTAGACGGTGCAGCCTGGAGCTGGACGCCTGTGGGAGGGAGAGGGTGAGGAGCCAGCTGGGATCCGGCCACAGCCCTTTCTCTCCTTGGCCTGCAGATGTGTACCCAGATGATCTCCGGTGC from Marmota flaviventris isolate mMarFla1 chromosome 18, mMarFla1.hap1, whole genome shotgun sequence includes:
- the Klk15 gene encoding kallikrein-15, which encodes MWLLLIFSILVTSAAQDRDKALEGEECVPHSQPWQVALFERGRFNCGASLISPRWVLSAAHCLTRFMRVRLGEHHLRKRDGPEQLRMVSRVIPHPQYEARSHRHDVMLVRLARPARLTPQVRPVALPTRCPDPGEACRVSGWGLVSNEESGTTGSPESQVSLPDTLHCANISIISDASCNKDYPGRLTSAMVCAGVEGGGTDSCEGDSGGPLICRGALQGIVSWGDVPCDTTTKPGVYTKVCRYLEWIRETMKRN
- the LOC114079222 gene encoding kallikrein-1, coding for MWFLVLSLALSLGGTGAAPPVQSRIIGGWKCEKHSQPWQVAVYHYSSFQCGGVLVRPQWVLTAAHCISNNYQLWLGRPNLFDDEDLAQYAQVSDSFPHPRFNLSLLKNHTRLPDEDYSHDLMLLRLSEPVQITDAVKVLELPTQEPEVGSTCLASGWGSIEPDKYVYPDDLRCVDLEILSNEECDKAHSQKVTDTMLCAGHLKGGKDTCVGDSGGPLVCNGELQGVTSWGHVPCGSPKMPGIYTKIFSHMTWINDTIENNP